The Ignavibacteriales bacterium genome has a window encoding:
- a CDS encoding efflux RND transporter permease subunit has translation MNNFYSKYKSPILIIILVILFGGVYSLEKLKSGLFPDITFPKIKIIAENGQQPVDKMMVTVTVPLENAIKKVEELSLIRSITSRGSCEISAFLNWNTDVDLGKQRIEAQINAIRQVLPPDIGITIEKMNPSILPVMGFSLEGEGKSQIELRQIAEYTIKPFLSRVKGVAEVGVIGGKVKEYHIILDPAKMSQLGITPKLVSTALSESNIIVANGYLKDYNRLYLSVTDASIHNKEELENTSVLNSDKRNISIKDFAVVEIGERKEYVKIKANGKNVPLVAVLKQPNVNLLEVVDGVKQQLKELNKILPEGVQLKSYYNQADFVSDAIGSLKDVLWIGLLLSIIVTIFFLRSIKASSVILITIPVTLGLTLTIMLAFGYTLNIMTIGAIAASIGLIIDDAIVVVEQIHRTHEEHPETGSFELVGKAVKYLFPAMVGSSLSTIVIFLPFVLMTGVAGAYFKVMTDTMIITLTCSFFVTWLGLPAIYLLLSKDSSSIKINPVETKKKNWVDYFIHRPAISIIFVSVLIILSLIILPKLPSGFLPEMDEGSIVLDYLSPSGTSLEDTDYMLNYIDGILSKTPEVESYSRRTGTQLGFFITEQNNGDYLIQLKKKRNKTTEEVSDEIRKKIEDAFPSLQVDFGQVIGDMLGDLMASIQPIEVKVFGDNHQQLKKTADEIAKVVEETPGTADVFNGIIAVGPSILFEPITPNLLRYQMTPQDFQFQMQTKTDGAILGSILEPIRAVDIKMFEAPVNPSFNQLKQTKLFLPDGKLKSINEFANIKIVAGVAEIERENLKPMIPITARLNNRDLGNTLLDIQKNISKKINLPSGTQITYGGSYAEQQNAFKELLIILLLALLLVFTVILFLFRRIRVALSIIFIAVLGLAGCIIALFVTGTPLNVGSYTGIIMIVGIIGENAIFTYLQYNEARKEGKNLDDSIVYSISMRLRPKLMTAIGAITALFPLALGLGTGAQLHQPLAVAIIGGLIFGLPLLLIVYPTLLRKIE, from the coding sequence ATGAATAATTTCTACTCAAAATATAAAAGTCCAATACTCATAATTATCCTTGTAATTCTGTTCGGTGGAGTTTACTCGCTTGAAAAACTAAAATCAGGATTGTTCCCGGACATCACTTTTCCTAAAATAAAAATTATTGCAGAAAATGGTCAGCAACCGGTAGATAAGATGATGGTTACCGTGACTGTTCCATTGGAAAATGCAATTAAAAAAGTAGAAGAATTAAGTTTGATAAGAAGCATTACAAGCCGTGGGAGCTGCGAAATTTCTGCTTTCCTAAATTGGAATACCGATGTTGATCTTGGCAAACAAAGAATTGAAGCCCAGATAAATGCAATCCGCCAGGTGCTGCCGCCAGACATTGGAATTACTATTGAGAAAATGAATCCTTCCATTCTACCAGTGATGGGATTTTCTTTGGAAGGTGAAGGGAAAAGCCAGATAGAATTAAGACAAATTGCAGAATATACTATCAAACCATTCCTCTCCCGTGTAAAAGGTGTTGCAGAAGTTGGTGTAATTGGGGGAAAGGTGAAAGAGTATCATATCATTTTAGATCCGGCTAAAATGAGTCAGCTTGGAATTACTCCTAAATTAGTTTCAACTGCATTATCAGAATCAAACATTATCGTTGCAAATGGATATCTGAAAGATTATAACCGGCTTTATCTTTCAGTTACTGATGCATCAATACATAATAAAGAGGAATTGGAAAATACTTCTGTTTTAAATTCTGATAAAAGAAATATCAGCATAAAAGATTTTGCCGTTGTTGAAATTGGTGAACGCAAGGAATATGTAAAGATAAAAGCAAATGGAAAAAATGTTCCTTTGGTAGCTGTATTAAAACAGCCAAACGTAAACTTGCTTGAAGTTGTGGACGGTGTTAAGCAGCAGCTAAAAGAATTAAACAAAATCCTTCCGGAAGGAGTCCAGCTAAAATCCTATTATAATCAAGCTGATTTTGTAAGCGATGCAATTGGTAGTTTGAAAGACGTTTTGTGGATTGGACTTTTATTAAGCATTATAGTTACAATATTTTTCCTACGGTCTATAAAAGCAAGTTCTGTAATACTTATTACCATTCCTGTTACACTTGGTTTAACTTTAACAATTATGCTGGCATTTGGTTATACATTAAATATTATGACTATTGGTGCAATTGCCGCATCAATAGGATTAATAATTGATGATGCAATTGTTGTGGTAGAACAAATTCACCGAACTCACGAAGAACATCCGGAAACTGGTAGTTTTGAACTTGTTGGAAAAGCAGTAAAATATCTTTTTCCAGCAATGGTTGGTTCTTCGTTAAGTACAATAGTAATTTTCCTTCCTTTTGTTTTGATGACTGGTGTAGCCGGTGCTTATTTTAAAGTAATGACAGATACAATGATTATTACGCTTACCTGTTCCTTTTTTGTAACGTGGCTTGGACTGCCGGCAATTTATCTTTTACTTTCCAAGGATTCTTCTTCAATTAAAATTAATCCGGTAGAAACAAAGAAAAAAAACTGGGTTGATTACTTTATACACAGACCGGCTATTTCCATAATTTTTGTAAGTGTCCTCATTATTCTCTCACTCATAATTCTCCCGAAACTTCCGAGCGGCTTTCTACCGGAGATGGATGAAGGTTCAATTGTACTCGATTACTTAAGTCCTTCAGGAACTTCACTTGAGGATACAGACTATATGTTAAATTATATTGATGGTATTCTAAGCAAAACACCAGAAGTGGAAAGCTATTCGCGGCGTACCGGAACGCAGCTTGGATTTTTTATAACAGAACAAAATAACGGTGATTATCTTATTCAATTAAAAAAGAAAAGAAATAAAACAACAGAAGAAGTATCCGATGAGATAAGGAAAAAGATTGAAGATGCATTTCCTTCTTTGCAGGTAGACTTCGGACAGGTTATTGGCGATATGCTGGGCGACCTTATGGCTTCGATTCAGCCGATTGAAGTAAAAGTGTTTGGAGATAATCATCAGCAATTAAAAAAGACAGCCGATGAAATTGCTAAGGTTGTAGAAGAAACTCCCGGCACCGCTGATGTATTTAACGGGATTATTGCTGTTGGTCCTTCTATTTTATTTGAACCAATTACTCCAAATTTGCTTCGGTACCAGATGACTCCGCAGGATTTCCAATTTCAAATGCAGACTAAAACCGATGGAGCAATATTGGGAAGCATATTAGAACCCATTCGTGCAGTTGATATTAAAATGTTTGAGGCACCGGTTAATCCTTCTTTTAACCAGCTTAAACAAACTAAATTGTTTTTACCAGATGGTAAGCTCAAATCGATTAATGAGTTTGCAAATATAAAAATTGTGGCTGGAGTGGCAGAAATTGAAAGAGAAAATCTTAAACCCATGATTCCAATAACAGCACGATTGAATAACAGAGATTTGGGCAATACATTACTGGATATTCAGAAAAACATTTCAAAAAAAATCAATCTTCCATCCGGCACACAAATAACTTATGGTGGCTCTTATGCAGAACAGCAAAACGCTTTCAAGGAATTGTTGATAATTTTACTCCTGGCATTACTTCTTGTTTTTACAGTAATATTATTTCTTTTCAGAAGGATAAGAGTTGCACTATCAATAATTTTTATTGCTGTCCTTGGGTTAGCGGGCTGCATCATTGCATTATTTGTAACCGGCACTCCGCTTAATGTTGGCAGCTATACCGGCATAATAATGATTGTCGGAATTATCGGTGAGAATGCAATATTTACATACCTTCAATACAACGAAGCAAGAAAGGAAGGAAAGAATCTGGATGACTCGATTGTTTACTCCATCTCTATGCGTCTGCGTCCAAAACTTATGACTGCGATTGGTGCAATTACTGCACTCTTTCCTTTAGCCCTTGGATTAGGAACTGGCGCTCAGCTTCATCAGCCGCTTGCTGTGGCAATAATCGGAGGATTAATCTTCGGTCTTCCGCTTTTGTTAATTGTCTATCCAACTCTACTTAGAAAAATTGAATGA